In Dromaius novaehollandiae isolate bDroNov1 chromosome 2, bDroNov1.hap1, whole genome shotgun sequence, one DNA window encodes the following:
- the LOC135327393 gene encoding maestro heat-like repeat-containing protein family member 2B, which translates to MSFFFLPLILCIELNFLYKAVGGALAASQNISYIEEQLQSYLERVRRLEPSEREGPISVLASSAEGHFDLALKTVHDFAAAGENRRLPRVFTLQKEHQKENGAKTAAAVMLIYSKIALHAPKQQLLARVETDIVENILCQYRTSPQDTELKLALIQSVTEVSCALQGVGTCENFSFASKRVLLEIVLDFMKQEPLDCVASPVRYRAILAVEHLR; encoded by the exons atgtcttttttttttcttcctttaattctctgTATAGAGCTG aatttcctctaTAAGGCTGTGGGGGGAGCACTGGCAGCGTCCCAGAACATCAGCTACATTGAAGAACAGCTGCAGAGCTACTTGGAAAGAGTCAGACGTCTGGAaccttctgagagagag ggaCCGATTTCGGTGTTAGCATCCTCTGCTGAGGGCCACTTCGACCTGGCCTTGAAGACAGTCcacgactttgctgctgctggggagaatagGAGACTTCCTAGGGTCTTCACCCTCCAGAAG GAGCACCAGAAGGAGAACGgagcaaagacagctgctgctgtcatgctcatctacagtaaaatagcactccatgcacccaagcagcagcttcttgcccGGGTCGAGACGGACATTGTAGAGAACATCCTGTGCCAGTACAGAACCAGCCCTCAG GACACAGAACTCAAGCTGGCCCTAATCCAGAGTGTCACAGAAGTCAGCTGCGCCCTTCAAGGTGTTGGCACCTGTGAGAACTTTAGCTTTGCTTCGAAGAGGGTGCTGCTGGAGATTGTGCTG gacTTCATGAAGCAGGAGCCCCTGGATTGCGTGGCTTCTCCCGTTCGCTATAGGGCGATTCTTGCGGTGGAGCACTTG
- the LOC135327394 gene encoding maestro heat-like repeat-containing protein family member 2B, producing the protein MIHKSYPRNFPKEPGEACCTDQVLYDILVIKEKEVQMFPVLICPQGNRGVTDVVQRAASDILVSLARSHFLQVMEELQRHLKPVEDIPQEFVFITLSKLATSYALSCIPFLEMTWNVMYTMLGRVQSSRMKQAFCAVLETWSKGVTVYFQDWAKCSFPRIGEAQLCEKTYPFFCYVVRNWLDCEEKELKEDIIRAVAAMMGLLLHQEEYQGHVCDQLSWLLDQYEEVQDGFHVTKRLRHFLEAVEKTEPFIPRERVFIICIVVHNQLSDVTKKHRIGHKTELCHCMLLLARSFPEETMEFLYSQLEAENEASRIAALSLLRFFVHCDPMAIRKNMFLVVKAVETVFGDHRSKVKVAVLGFIKELFSSGVENCSAWGLVAYVFREFSRATSRLETGNLSEREAVAETALQTLCLHVLDTLDVSASGMTRLLWPRLLQFVVPAQYTGTLVPLSRCLRELVERQERAEEKEEPNYLCYQERAKLPTPQALLVRLLVLACSPYEGGGHGAVALQLLKTLHRAIHRAVGIPWMAQIPSLLQYLEVPGSWN; encoded by the exons ATGATCCACAAAAGTTACCCCAGGAACTTCCCTAAGGAGCCGGGGGAAGCCT GCTGTACGGACCAAGTGCTCTACGACATCCTGGTcatcaaggagaaagaagttcAGATGTTCCCTGTTCTGATTTGTCCTCAGGGTAATCGG GGTGTAACGGATGTCGTGCAAAGAGCAGCAAGTGACATCCTGGTCTCCCTGGCCCGCTCTCACTTCCTACAAGTCATGGAAGAGCTACAGCGTCATCTGAAGCCTGTGGAGGATATccctcaggaatttgtttttataaccctCAGCAAACTGGCCACGAGCTATG cactgagctgcatccCGTTTCTGGAAATGACCTGGAATGTCATGTACACCATGCTGGGGCGAgtacagagcagcaggatgaagcaaGCCTTCTGTGCTG TTCTGGAAACGTGGTCGAAAGGGGTGACTGTTTacttccaagactgggcaaagtgctccttccctcgaataggggaagcccagctttgtgagaagacataccctttcttctgctacgtggtcagaaactggctggactgtgaagagaaggag ctcaaggaggacatcatcagggctgtggcagctatgatggGCCTCCTCCTTCATCAGGAAGAGTATCAAGGGCATGTGTGcgaccagctctcctggctcttGGACCAGTATGAAGAGGTCCAAGATGGTTTTCACGTGACCAAG cgtctcaggcatttcttggaagctgtggaGAAAACTGAGCCCTTTATCCCCAGGGAAAGAGTTTTTATCATCTGCATTGTTGTGCACAACCAG ctctcggatgtgaccaagaagcaccgcattggccataaaacagagctgtgccactgcatgctgctactag cccgaagcttccctgaggagaccatggagtttctgtactcacaactggaggctgagaacgaggcttctagaatagcagccctgtctctgctgagatTCTTTGTTCATTGTGACC caatggcgataagaaagaacatgttcctggttgtcaaggcagtggaaactgtctttggagaccaccggagtaag GTGAAGGTGGCTGTTCTTGGTTTCATCAAGGAACTGTTCAGCTCTGGTGTCGAGAACTGTTCGGCCTGGGGTCTGGTGGCCTATGTTTTCAGGGAGTTCAGTCGGGCCACCAGCAGACTG gagacaggaaacCTCTCTGAGAGGGAAGCAGTGGCAGAGACCGCGCTTCAAACTCTCTGCTTACATGTCCTCGACACCCTGGACGTCTCAGCAAGCGGCATGACAAGA ctcctatgGCCAAGGCTCCTCCAGTTCGTAGTGCCAGCTCAGTACACTGGCACTCTGGTCCCACTCTCCCGCTGCCTCAGGGAGCTcgtggagagacaggagagagcagaagagaaggaggaacccAATTACCTGTGCTACCAAGAACGCg ccaaactgccaactccccaggctctgctggtacGTCTCCTG gtgcttgcttgctctccttatgaaggaggtggccatggagctgttgccctgcagctgctgaagacccTTCACAGGGCAATTCACAGAGCGGTGGGGATTCCCTGGATGGCCCAGAtcccttccttgctgcagtaCCTTGAAG TTCCAGGGAGCTGGAACTGA